Within Rhododendron vialii isolate Sample 1 chromosome 12a, ASM3025357v1, the genomic segment agtaagggtACGTTGTAGTGGTCTTGTATCAACAAATTCAAGGTTGAATGTCTTTTTGAATCTCGTTAAGTTTTGAAATCAACCTCAAACAATATAGCTTAGCTCGTTTAACCTatgatattcaaaaaaaaattaagctacttgagattatttttttattattggttaaagtttatttgaaattcaTTCGTtgttagggctgtaaatgaaccaaGCCATTCCAAACGGCTTGCGTTCAGCTCATTTTACAGCCCTATTCGTTGTTCAGCTAagcttaaatttatttttagaacTCCCAAAATTTACAAATCAAATCTAAACTGAACAATTGCAATTTGGCTCATTCTATTCGGTATAGTGATCGATTTTGGTTGTGAAAATATAAACTCACCTGACGTCGTTCCCAGTACGTACCttaaaaatactactactaaacATTCGCACCACCTCATCTCATGACGGCCATTTAGTGATTCCGCCCACCCTTCCTTCTCCGCCATAcaaaaaccccaccaaaaccctaactccctctctctcctccctcctctcaaaccctccaaatctccgATTCTCAACCAAGAATCGTATCTGTTGTGACATTCGGAGCGTCAAAAGCCTGCAAGAATGGATGGATGGTTGATTGCGACTATTTGGAAGTGATCCGATTCTTGCTTGACTTACCACTTGACCTGCTTTCGTTTCAAGCTTAGCTATGAGAAAAGTGTCGTTCTCCCTATAAGAAAGGAAGATTTTGAAAGGCGGGGATATGTTTTTGAATCAAGCCTGCGTGCCTGTTCGCTCGCCTGCTCTTATAGCTCTACATAAGATCCGCTCTTGTTTAACTTACCAACCGGAAAATTCAGATTAACAGTCCTTAAATTCATGATCAGTTATCGTACCAAAAATagcggtttttatttttttggaaccaaaacctaaccaatgAACCACTAACCAGATCAAATAAGACAGTTCAGTACGAATTTGATCTGTTTTGCGGTCATGACGATTTTCTTAAACACGCTCAGTTTAAGGTGCTTTTCGGATCAGATTTAGGATTATAAATACtttgaaaattcattttcaacttttgcaGCAAACAGTATCAACTTTAACTACAATATAATCATAATTTCATAACTATAGTGAAAAAATCTGCAACAAAATTTGACGTTATAATCTAAAATCTATATCCACAATCTTGAATAATGTTGGGCCATCCTTTGCATCCGCATTTCTCCCAAGTCACATGATCTTTTGCATATGCTTATGCtagcattttttgttttacgcTCTCATTCTCAATTCTAATTCTTGTAAATTTCAGTAGTATTAGATATATTCAAAGCAAAATTTACATTCGCACTCTTATTCATTCACGCACCGATATATGTTTTGACTTAGCTCTCCCCTCCAATACACACGGTGTAGTGATCTGGTTTAGTAGCAAAAATGGCACGGCTCCCCTCTAGTccaatggtttggattttggattgaACGAGACGGTCCATATTGAAACCGTCTATTGGTAGatttaatatttcaattttttttttatatactctTACAGataaaaatattcaaattaTAAATTACAACAAATAAACGGTCTAGATCAGAACTGTCTTCTCTGGTCTAAACATGGACCGGAGAGCATTCATTTCTTTGTGAAAATATCGAAATATAATTCCACCCCTAATTCCACCCGTTCTCTTCTGGTCCTTAATTCCAACCCATTCTGGTCCTTAATTCCAACCCCAGCCCCGCCCTACACGTTCTCTTCCCGTCCTTTTAATTACATTCGCACAGACGGGGAAAAAGTATTCAGTGGCCTCCGCCGCATGACGGCCATCCCAGCGAATCCGCCCACCCTTCCTTCTCCGCCGTCCAAAACCcccaccaaaaccctaaccccctctctctactccctcctCCCAAACCTTCAATTCTCAACCAAGAATCGGATCCGCTGTGACATTCGGAGCTTCGGAAGCCCGCAAGAATGGACGGTTGACTGCGTAACCGGAGGCGACCCGATCCACATCATCCTGAAGCCGCCTCCTTTCTCGATCCCCATGGCGTCCAATGCGGCTCTGGGCTCGAGCGCGAAGAACGGGAAGAAGGTGTGCTTGTTCTTCTGCGCCGAGATGAAGGATTTGGCGGAGCGAATCGTGGCGGAGTCGGACGCGATCGAGCTGAGGAGCATCACGTGGAGGTAGGGTTTCTGGAGGTTGATATACGCGTGTTTTCAAATGTTGATTCAGATATTGTGCATGTGTAATTTTGTGTGCGTGCATGCATTAGATTTAATCATGTCTTGTTATGTTGTCGGGCGGGGTTGTTCTaagagccgagccgagctttctagtgttcgagcttggctcggcTCCTTtagttttaggcttgtttaGTGAACGAGCCAATCATGGCTAATTTACTTAAGGAGCCTATACAAACGAGCCAATCTTTTacgagccgagccaagcttTTGGGTGTTGAGTTctgcttgtttagtaaacgagcccaAAACTGGAGCTTGAGCTCgatttgtttgcagccctacgcTAAAGATGTGGCTGCATCGGGTCCCTAATTTTATCTACTTTTGGGGGGCGCCAAAATTTTATGTTCCTATGTTATGGCTATGCGTAAGATTAGTATGGGAGTTATCGCAAAAAAATGCGACTATAATGATGTTCAAGTAATACTTTTTGAATTGATGGAATGATTATCAGACTTTTCGTACTTTTATtaactaataataataaattaataatactTTCAGTATCTCTCTTTAAAGTtgattatatatttttgaagatATTTTGTATTTGTAAATTATATAGAGGGCCCGTTTAAAAGTTTGATTCGGGCCTCTGAAAactcagagccggccctgatGTTGTCTAGACTGGTTCACGATTTTAGAACGATTTCAATAAGTGCTGTATTGAAATGTTTGGTTTCCTGGAATGATTAGGAATGTAATGCTTATTACTTGGCCTCCTAATGGACTGGTCATTCACCTAAATTGGTGAATGGTGATTATAATTCGAGTTTATATTCTGTCAGCTTTAGTGAACAAAACAACCAGTATGAGactgaaaacaaaacaaccagTATGAGACTGAAAAAAATAATGGCCCTGCTATGCAATATGCATGTCAAATTTCTACTATGCAATATGCATGTCAAATTTCTACTATAATCTCTCCACTGATTGTTATTTGAGTTAGTTTTCCCACATTCATATGACTGCAAGAaatgacaacaaaaatataattgGAACTGAATGTAAAGATGGCTCATTTATGTAACATACTCATGGAAATTTCGTTGAAATATGTCCTTTAATTCCCTTGGACACTGTAAATATCAAAGGTTACTGAAACCTGGTGTCATGCATCTTCTTATGTACTTTTCACTGATACTTCCTATGTTGCTTGCTAAGAATTAAGCATAAAATAGAAGGTTAGGATAGACAGAGGAAAAAACGATTTATGGATACTGTGCTCGTTTTTAGCTCATCCTTGAAGCGGAAGCTACTGTTCCCAGCATAATATACGCATCTAAACTTCAGGACTTTCGAGGATGGTTTCCCCAACTTGTTCATATCTAATGCACATGGCATTCGTGGACAGCATGTGGCCTTCCTTGCCTCCTTTAGTTCTCCAGGGGTGATTTTCGAGCAGCTCTCTGTTATCTATGCATTACCCAAGCTGTTTGTGTCCTCATTCACACTTGTCCTTCCATTTTTCCCAACCGGCACTTCGGAACGTATGGAGGAGGAAGGAGATGTTGCAACCGCTTTCACTCTTGCCAGAATCTTGTCAAATGTCCCGATTTCTGGGGGAGGACCCACTAGTTTGGTAATTTTTGATATCCATGCATTGCAGGTTGGTGCTAAATAGGCTGGTAATACCATTTGACactcttttccaaaaatatcCTCAGAGATATCGATTCATGATTATCTAGTTTCTTTAAGCTCAATTTAGTGTTTTGCTTAATTTATTGCTCCTTGTGTTGCATCTCAGGAGCGATTCTACTTTGGTGATAATGTTTTACCATGCTTTGAGAGTGGAATACCTTTGCTTAAGAATAGGCTTCAACAGCTCCCAGATTCAGACAATGTATGATTCTTCTGATTACGAAGACCATAACATTACCTCCAGGGTCCTTAAATTGCTtacgtttttctttttccaattccATAAACCATTGTTGTGATCAAGGCCGCCGGCCGCCCATGGCATGAATTACTAAATAGAAAAGTGCTAAATTGAAGTATTGCACATACACATACTGGCAAAATACCAATGCAGTGTAGACTGAAATTTTAGATGTCAATTGAGCTTCTATTTTGAAGACGTGCTTTCTCTTTGGGCTGCACCTGGAACTGTGGATATGTGTaggttagatgattggattaaCTGGTTTTCTAATTCTGTAGTCACTTACAGAGgtctttttctcctcctctctaGATATCCATTGCTTTTCCAGATGATGGTGCATGGAAACGATTTCATAAGCAGCTGCAGCATTTTCCAACGGTACTTTTCCTAATCATTTGGTATGACATTAGACacgtgaaatctgtcaaaacaACTAAAAGTGAATTCCTTTGTCAATTTAGTTTCACTTTTCACTCAACTTATTACAATGCCATTGGTGCCTTTCTCTGGCCACTAGATTgttatgtacaaaaaaaaatgctagggTGCTTGTCTATATGTCTGGAAATGGAGCTCTGAACCTCTGTTTGATGAGTTGGTCTAACTACTCATCTAACTACTTTCTATCATCCCTGATGATGATACTTGATAAACTTGGAAAATGGCCACCTGAGGGAAATAAACGTGAAGAAGTCGTTTTCCCCTTCCTCTATTCACCTCTGCTACAAGGCAAAGCTGGAGTTTTCATGATCAGTACTGTATAAATGCTCAGTGTCCAGCAATGGACATGATGTTCAAACTCTCAGCATGACTAGTCTGAAAAGCATGGGATCCCCCCTTATATGTCCATCCATCTGTTTACATTAAATAGATGTCTGAATATCCAAGTTTAGGCTGGAGGGTGTGTACAAGCATTTATGTCGTCTCACTACTAAAGCCACAACTATTAGACCTTTGTGATTCTTAATGTTTTCTGTTATGAGGCATTTGCATAACCATTGCGTAGTTGATTCTCAGATTGTTTGTGCCAAAGTTCGGGAAGGTGATCAAAGAATTGTACGCATCAAAGAGGGAGACCCTAGAGGTCGTCATGTCGTCATAGTTGATGATCTAGTACAATCAGGTGGCACTCTGATTGAATGTCAGGTATGAAAATTCTGAAGAGTATCCCTCTTCTGTTGTCTGTTTATCTTCCATTTCGAGGACTCATGTTCTTTGCCTTCATTTTACTGTTATATATGCTTATTTGTAGGGGTAGCATATCAAACGAACTCctcctatgttttttttttggtaagtgagccattttataaccaaccaacTCAAAAATCAAAGGGTATAAACCCCCCAATACAAGTGCCTATACAAAGAAACAAACCTCACAACAAACTGCATCGgcagagaaaaagagaagaaaaaactaAGATATAGCAGACCCAAGGACTCTACTAGAGATATTCCGACGGCTACAAAGCCTTTGATTCCCAAGCCTTTGATATTCCATCGGAGGTGCTTCTTGATGATAAGATGCCAATTGTTAAACCACAAAAAGTGTctaaaaatttcactttttttcacACCTGCAAGGACTTCGATCCCAATCCACCCTCAGCTCTAGGAATACAAACTTCTAACCAACTGACTTTAGCTCCGACTTTTTTGAGGTTAATTCCTGACCACAAAAAGGCTCTGAGCAACCTCAACTTAAGGATTTTCTGAGGTAGAATAAACAGAGAGCATCAGTAAGTTTGCATGCTAAACAGGACTTATTGAATTAACAGAGCTCTGCCACCATGAGAAAGGTGATTGTCTGTCCAgctagcaattctctgaagagtCCTTTCCTTCAATTGAATGCCTTAGTCTAGTAGAAATTTGAGGAACTCCAAAATATCGAACTGGCAAGGTACCCTCAGGAATTGGAAGTAGATTGAGGATATCAGCCCTAACTGCTCCAGTAACACCAGAAAAGAAAATCTGACATTAATGGAGATTCGGTTTCAAACCACAAGAGAGATAAAATTCCTCCAATGCAGATTTTATAACCCCAATAGAGGAGGTGTCAGCCCCAGCCAGCAGAAAAAGATCCTCAGCAAAAGCTAAATAGGAGATGTTCAAGTTGCTGCACTTAGGAGAACTCCTCCTATGTTAGCAGGCAGAAAGGAGGAAAGGCTAaaagacaacaacaacaaagaaGTGATTGTCAGTGGGTGAAATTTAACTTTTCACTGTTTATCATCCATAACGTATAAGATAGAAATCTTCTCTTGAAATGTCTCATTTTCTGACTAATGTTGATGATATAAGCTGCTTGTAGGATTTTTGGTACCTTCGTTATCTGTGACGATGGCAATGTGCAGAAATTCTTTCCCCCTTAATTTTGCATGGCCACACTTACCCTTGAAATTCTTCCTTTTTTAGAAAGTGTTGGCAAAACATGGAGCAGCAAAAATCAGTGCTTATGTGACACATGGAATTTTTCCTAATAGGTCATGGGAACGTTTCGAACATGATAATGGAGGTATGCATATGTATTTTCAGTTCCATCTTGATTCTCCTTTTTGGTTTTAGTACTATTAGGTGCTTTCTCCTCGGATGTATTAACCATAAATTTCTTCATAGGAAGTAGCAAGATTCAAAACTAGACCCATCTAATTTCAGTAATCTGCTTCTAATTTGAGAGAAGTTTTAAGTTTGTTGAATCAATGGTTAGATACTCTATATGGTGAAGCCAACACTTAATGCATCCATAGGTTTTTTCGGTTACCCACATGATGATTCACAGAGGATTGAGTTTTCGATCAAATGACGTTTCCGAATGTTACTTCATAAGTTGTTTTCTATCTCGCTTTTTCCGGTTGAAATGATTTTGCAATTTCATCACCTTTTGGCCTCTTATTCTCTTCAGGGGGCCCGGAGAATGGATTAACTTACTTTTGGATGACGGACTCCTGCCCAAAGACAGTGAAAGAGGTGAAGAACAGACTCCCATTTGAGGTACTTAGCCTTGCCAGTTCTATAGCAGCTAGCCTCCAAATCTAACAGCGGGATGAATCTCCAATGAGATTGCTAACTTTTCTCAATGGGATTTCTTCATTTTTATATATGGGAATCAACACAGAGAAAGACACAAGCAGGCAGAATTTACCAGTATTTCACCATGTTGTCCTAATGTAGTCAATTTAAAcattattttgataaataagcTGGGAGGACCTTGTTGTCCTAATGTAAGCAATTTAAAACAGCATTTTGATAAATAAGCTGGGAGGTTTTTGGAGATACTAAGATTGAACTTCTTTCATGAGATAAGCTTGTATAGCTTTCTTCAGATACGTGTGGACGATTACTTAACGTTAGGCATCACTTGGCCAGTTGACCTTGGGTTgattaaaataaagaaaacgaaTGGTCCGAGCTAGTCTCTTAAACGAGTTGATCTTTTAACTAAGACAAAAATGAGCAGATTTTGTGTGCCTTGGAAATTTTGGATCTAATAACCTTAATGGTCCGATCCCATGGTCAATGTAATATATTGGTGCCTTCGGGCCAGGATTAGTTCCAAACTTTACCAGCCTGAGTAGCTTGTTCAAACTTGTGTCGACTGTTGAACAAGTTTTTCATGTTCTTTCTGTTTATGCGACCAACTGATCTCTAACAATCTTTAAGCGAGCGAAACACGAGCTTGAACTCGAATAATCTACTTCGCTTATCAGACTAACTTGGTCTGGCTATGCATGTTTCTTGAAGGTTTAAGATTTAGAACCCAAAGCTCCGCATTGCTTAGCTGCAAAAATTTTAGCTTTTAGTAACATGGAGACTTTCACATCTCATATAATATAGTGAGACAGTAGATGAGATTCTAATGTTTCTACGATTAAAAAACACGCACGAATTCCGAACAGAAATATTCTGGAATTTTCATGTATTTAATCGATCAGCTCTAAAATTTACATCCCGAATACATGCCATTTACCCGcatataatcaaaattagttttGTACGGAGGACCAAACAAGCCGAACAAATGAGGAAGAATTGTACATAATTTACAACCAAAACTGGAGGAAATCTATTCCTTCTCCCGCGTACATTGTACTACTCAGAAATATAATCGCCTTCTAAAAAACATGAAGTACAAGAAGTATTCCCCCTATCAAGACCTATTCTACTTCACTTTGTGGGAGACCTTGATGTAGTTTAGGAGCTTGGTTAAGGCCTTACCACTGTCAATGGCTTCCCTTGCTCTATCCATGGCTAATGATACATCTTGTGCACCATCACATCCCAGCAAGTGATCTACCATTCCGGCATTTAAAATGATTTGATCATACGCCGAGCCTTTCTGACCACGTAGAGCTTCTAAACCTAATTCTATAATCCTCGAAACCTGGACGTAGAAAATAAATGGCATCACAGTCATAAACTTTTATGTTCTCAAGCAAGAGGAAGAAATTAAAATAGACCGTAGAAGGTGGAATTTAAAAACAAACACCGGATGGCAAAAAAGAGAAGCCTCTACTATTGCAGACTTAATCTCATCCAATCATATTAAGTGAATTTAGAACaagtatttttcaattcctACGGTTATTTAGGACCCAAAACTGTATTATAAATTCATCTCAAGGGAGCAGGAACACCCCCGCTGATGACCGAAATAATGTTTCAGAAGCTCGAAAATGATAAACAAGAACTGAATATTGAACATCTAGAATGGTTGAACTTTTCCTCGCTAGACTTGATTATCATGGAATGAAGGGTCCGCCTACAAACTGCCAAAtctgtcaaaaaaaattcactgcAGTTTACTCTCGAATACAAAGGCAAGCATAATACAAAGA encodes:
- the LOC131311489 gene encoding ribose-phosphate pyrophosphokinase 4; this encodes MTAIPANPPTLPSPPSKTPTKTLTPSLYSLLPNLQFSTKNRIRCDIRSFGSPQEWTVDCVTGGDPIHIILKPPPFSIPMASNAALGSSAKNGKKVCLFFCAEMKDLAERIVAESDAIELRSITWRTFEDGFPNLFISNAHGIRGQHVAFLASFSSPGVIFEQLSVIYALPKLFVSSFTLVLPFFPTGTSERMEEEGDVATAFTLARILSNVPISGGGPTSLVIFDIHALQERFYFGDNVLPCFESGIPLLKNRLQQLPDSDNISIAFPDDGAWKRFHKQLQHFPTIVCAKVREGDQRIVRIKEGDPRGRHVVIVDDLVQSGGTLIECQKVLAKHGAAKISAYVTHGIFPNRSWERFEHDNGGGPENGLTYFWMTDSCPKTVKEVKNRLPFEVLSLASSIAASLQI